The bacterium genome segment GAGCGGTTCACTTCCATGTGTTCGGCCTTGGCGGAGCCCTTGTTTTCAGTTCTCCCCGGTACCTCATCAGGGTCGTCAACGCTCTCGTCACTGCCAGTCTCGCCGGAACGATCATTTATTGGATCGTTCCGAGTTTAGGGCCCTATTTCTATAGTGAGACCGCAGCTCTTTTCGACAGGATGCCTGACAACCCTCTTCTCAAGGAGATGCTTCTTCGCCAACTTCTCGCAACCATGGAATCTCCCGAGAACTTTCATGTGACCTTCGGCGGCGGGATCGCCGCGTTTCCAAGTCTACACATTACATTCAGCACCATCCTCCTCTTTTTCTTATGGAGCAAACATAGGATTCTGACCGTACTTCTGCTTTTCCCTTTCTCACAGCTCGTGGTTTCCACGGTCTATCTCGGATGGCACTATGCTTTCGATTCCCTTGGGGGGATAGTACTGGCCTGGATAGTAATCACCCTGATCGAGTGTTTGGAGGTATCGAAGGCATCCATGAAGGAAAGCTGATCGATGCCCTGGCGGGATCAGCTTTCCTTGAATGTATCCTCGAAAAACTCTTCCAGCTTCACATCCAGATCGTCGTCCGGATTGCCGGCCGACTGCGGTTCAGGATCCGGCAGCGGCGCGCCATCGCCCTGGAACCCGGTCATGTCCGGCACGGGGGGAACGTCGAAGGAGTACTCCGCCACCTCCGAAGCATCTCCTTGGCCGGCTGAATCCCCTGCCTGGATGAGCTCTTCCGGGATGACATCATCGGGACGGACCCCCGCCGGTGACCAGTCAGCCGGGACATCCATGGCGGGAATGCCGGACTGGGCGTCCAGCCTGGCGTCAAACCCGAGGTCGGAGGCCATCTCCTGTACGATGGAATCGTCGATGATCCTCTGCCTCATGAGAAACCCCTGGAACAGGGCGTTGTCGCACAGGACGTTGATCTTCCTGGGGAACCCGTCCGAGTAACGATAAATACGCCTGAGGGCCGTGTCGGTGAAGACGGGGTCCCTGGTGCCGGCGATGGCCATCCGATGCACGACGTAGGCCTTGGTGGCCTCCTCGGTAAGGGTGGACAGGCGGATCTTCATGGCCACCCGCTGCAGAAGGGGCGGGTCGAGGGCCATGACATCCTCGATCTCGGGCAGGCCGAAAAAGACGAAAGTGATGAGCTTGTGGGCCGTCACCTCCAGGTTAAGAAGGCCGCGGAACTCTTCCATGAGTTCCCGGGTGTTGAGCATCTGGGCCTCGTCGATGAGGACCACAGCCTTCTTTCCCATCTCGTGGAGGTGGATGAGCTTGCGGTACAGCTGGCCGATAATCTGGAGCTTTTCCGTGGCGGGGTTTTCGATACCGAGCTGCTGGGCGATGCGCCTGAGGAGCCACTCCTGGGATATCTCCGAGTGGAGGATGACGAGAAGGGCCGATTCGTAGGCTTCCGAGGGAAGACCGTCGAGGACCTTCCTCGCCAGGGTTGTCTTGCCGGTGCCGATGTCGCCCACCACAACGGCAAGCCCCTTCATGGTCTCGGCCACGTACATGATCCGTGTCAGGGCCCTGGCATGCTGGGCGCTATTGTAGTAGAAACGCTCATTCGGGGCGTTGGAAAAGGGCTCTATCTGGAGGCCGTAAAAATCGAGGTAGCTCATTTTCTCCTCTAGTCCCGCCCGTGAAGGAGCGGGTTCCGATCAAGTGGTAACCCTTTTTTGAACCTTTATTATTCCTTCAGTCAGTTTCCCGGCGCGGACCTCTCGGGAAAAATAGCTATAAAACCGCCATGGTGTCCGAATGGCGGTTTTATAGATAGGAGATCCTGTCTTTCTTGGGTTTACCGGGATCGTCACCGGTCTCGCCCGCCGTTTCCCTGGCCATCTCCTCAACCTCCCTGATGAGATCGGAGAGCATGTCGTCCATGCCGCCGTCCAGGGGCATGTCAGCCTCGACTTCGTCTTCAGCCTCTTCCACAAGGTGGGATTTTACCCTTTCGATAGCCTCGCCGATCCGCTCGAAGGTGGGATCCTTGGCCTGGACCTCCTCGTAGGCGGCAACAGCCTCGGGCCACGCCTTTTTACGCTCCAGGGTCTCTCCCATCTGGTAGAACAAGCCAGTCCTGGTAGACACTTCCGAGATGTCGATCGCCTTCTGGATCGCCTTCACAGCGGAATCCAGATCCTTCTTTTCCACAAAACACATGGCCATCAGGCTGAGGCTGTCCTGGGCAAGGTCAGGGTCCCTGCTGCTGATCTCGAACTCCCTGAGGGCATCGTCGGAAAGCCCCATGTCCTTGTAGGCGATCCCCAGGTTGTAATGGGTCTCGTACTCCTCGTCTCCAAGAGTCTCAGCGATCCCTTTCTTGAACTGGGAAAAGATCTCCTCGAAGGTGATACCGCCGCCGTCTGAAACCGTCTCCGCCGGGGCCTGGAACTCATCGGCAAGCTCCGTCCGCAGTTCCTCGGCAAGGTCCAGGAAACCTCCGGCGCCTTCTGTTTCCGAGTCCTCGACGATGAGTCTCCCTTTCACCTCACGGGCATCACCAGGCAGCACCCGTGTACCGGCGGCCGGCACCTTTTGTGCGGGGGCAGCCGGGGATTCGGGCACAGGAGGCGCCCCGGTAACAGGCGGAGCAGATCCTTGCGAAGGGGCCTCGACCCCTTCAATGGCAGCCGCCGCAGCCGCATGGCCGGGAGAGCGCTTGAGAATCGACTGGTAGATGCGGTGAGCCTCATCCTCGAGACCTTGGGACATGTAGAAATCGGCTTCCTCCATGTCCTCCGCAAAGGGGTCATGCCCTTCCCTGGCCCCGGGTTCTGAAACCGGCTGTGCTTCCGGAGGTTGAGCGAGGGTTTCATCAGGGAGTTTGACGGACTCTTCTAACCCGGGGACTTGCCCGGTGGCCGCATCGGCAGGCGCAGGCGCTCCCGAGGCGGCGGCCTCGATCCGTTCAAGGACCCTTGGGTCGTCCGGGGCCTTGGCCCTGGCGCTTTCAAGGATCTCCATGACCTTATCCGTCAGCCCGTAACGTTCGTAGACCTCGGCCTCGGCGAGAAGTTCGTCGACGGTCATCTCCTCTTCAGGGGAGGCTTCGGGCTCAAAAGCAGAAACACCCGGTTCCCCTGGAGCGAGGTCCCCGCCGCCTTCAGCGACCAGTTCCACCTCGTCGTCGAAATCTTCCAGAACGATATCAGGGATGGAATCGATCTCTTCTTCAGAGATCACCTCCACCGACTCGATATCGTCAAACTCAAGTTCCTGGCCATCATCGAGATCGATGGCCTCGATCTCCTCTTCTTCGCTGATCTCCATCCCCTCTTCGACATCCGTGCCTTCTTCGGAGATCAGTTCCAGATCCTCTATCTCGGTCAGTTCTTCAAGTTCCGCTGCCCCGAGCTCCACCGGCGCCTCACCAGGACCCGCGCTGTCAACAGCCGCCGATAGTGCCTCGAGATCGCCGGCCTGCACCCTCGCCAGGTACCCCTTGGCCTCCTCGTTGAGAGGATCGAGTTGGCTCACCTTCTCGAAGGCCTTGCAGGCACCCTTCGCATCCCTGCTCTGTACCAGGGACCTTCCCAGGAGCAGCAGGTTCTTGATCTGTCCTACCCTGTCATTCCTGGCCTCGGCAACGCAAATGAGGCCCTTGATGGCCCTGATCTCCCCCGGCACGACCATCATGATCTGCCGGTAGAACGCCTCGGACTCGTCCAACTCCCCGTTGCGCAGGTGTGACTGGGCAACGAAAAGGTACTCCCTCATGACCCCTTCCAGCTCTCCCGACTTGAGGAACAGCTGCAGCGATTGCGCGATCATCTGTTCGCCGCCGGAATTGTTTCCCAGCTGGAAGTGGATCCGCCCGAGGAGAAGCGCCATGCGGGGATCGTCGGGCTCCACTGCCAGAATGGCCTCGATCTCCTTCCGGGCCTCCTTGAACTGGCCGCTCTCCAGATAATGGGCGCACAGCTCCTTGCGAACCGCCGTGTTGTCGGGGTTGAGGCCCGTGATCTTCTCGAAGAGCTGGGAAGCCCGATCGTGGAAACCACGGCGGCTCAAGGTGGTGGCGGCCTTGGCGAAGGCTTCGGCTGCCTCCTGCTTGCGGCCCTTCCTGGCCAGGGTCTCACCCAGCCGGACCTGGAAACCCAGGTTCTCCGGGTCCATGTTGACCATGAGCTGCAGGACCTCGATCTGCTTGCCTTCGTCGCTCCTCTTCTCGTAGATCTGGAAAAGATTCTCCAGCTGGGACAGGGCTTCAGCCTCGAGCCCCTGGCTCTTGTACAGCTCGGCCAGCTTGTCGTAGGTCGACAGCAGCTCGGGATCGAGCCTGAGGATTGTCTTGTAAACGGCAATGGCCTTGGGGGTGAAATCCTGCTGGATATACCTGGTGGCGACTTTCTCGTAATTTTGAACCGCTTCGGACTTGCGGCCTGCGCGGGCCTGCAGGTCGGCCAGCCTGAGGGTGAGCCTCTGGTCCCTCGGATCGACCTCCACCAGGTTCTGGAAGGTTTTTATCGCCTTGTCCAGGTTGCCCTTGGAAAGGTGTTTCTGGGCAACCTTGAGCAGTTTTGCTTTATCAGTCATTCAAATAATCCCCGACCTCACCGGATAAAAAAATAAAATGAAACGATAACACACATGCAGTTTTCCGTTAACAGTGAACTGTGAACAGTGAACCAACCCTCTATTTCTTCATCGTCTCCATGAAATCGGTCCCGTACTCACCCTTGCGGAACTTCATGGTGGCCAGTATCCGCTGGTGGAGGGGAAGGGTGGTCTTGATCCCCTCGATGACGAACTCTTCCAGGGCGCGCTGCATCCTTGCCAGGGCCTCTTCACGGTCCCGTCCGTGGGCGATGAGCTTGGCGATCATGGAATCGTAATGGGGTGTGATATAGTAGTGCTGGAACGCCGCGGAATCCACCCGGATCCCCGGGCCGCCGGGGGCATAATAGAAGGAAATGGTACCGGGGTTTGGCCTGTGGTCCACCGGATCTTCCGCGTTGATACGGCACTCGATGGCGTGCCCCTGGATCTTCACGTCCTCCTGTGAAATCCCCAGCGGGTGCCCGGCACTGATCCGGATCTGCTCCTTGACGAGGTCGATACCTGTCACCATCTCTGTGACCGGGTGCTCTACCTGGATCCGGGTGTTCATCTCCATGAAGTAGAAGTTCCCCTCGGCATCCAGCAGGAACTCCACCGTCCCGGCGTTGAGATAGCCTGCCTCGCGGGTCAGGGATGTCGCTGCCTCACCCATGCGGGCCCTCAGCTCGTCGGTCATGGCCGGGGAGGGTGCCTCCTCGATGAGTTTCTGGTATCGCCGCTGGATGCTGCAGTCCCTTTCGCCAAGGTGGACGACCTTTCCGAAGCTGTCCGCGAGCACCTGGATCTCCACGTGACGGGGAGACTGGATGAACTTTTCCACGTAGACTTCCGGATCGTTGAACGCCGTACCCGCCTCGGCCTGGGCCATGGAAAAAGATGTCCTGAAAGAGGCTTCGGAGTGGACGACCCTGATCCCCCTGCCTCCTCCGCCCGAGGCAGCCTTGATGATCACCGGGAAACCAAGCTGCTTTGCCCCCTCGAGGGCCACTTCAGGGTCGCTCACCCCCTCCACCCCCCCCGGGGGTATGGGGACACCGGCCCTCACGGCGAGGTTGCGGGCCTGGATCTTGTTCCCCATAAGCCTGATGTGATTCGAACGGGGACCGATAAAGGTGATCCCGCTGGCCTCGCAGACCTCTGCGAATTCAGGGTTTTCGGCCAGGAAGCCGTACCCCGGGTGGATCGCCTCGCAATCCGACACCTCGGCAGCGCTCACGACCGCCGGGATGTTGAGGTAGCTCTGGATGGGGTTTGCCGGGCCGATGCAGATACTCTCGTCCGCGAACCGCGTGTGGAGAGCGTCCTTGTCGGCTTCGGAAAACACGGCTACCGTCCTGATGCCCAGTTCCCTGCAGGCGCGGATCACCCTGAGGGCGATCTCACCCCTGTTGGCGATCAGGATCTTGGAGAAAAGTCTCGACTTGCTCACGACAGATCGACGATAAACAGCGGCTGACCGTACTCGACCGGCTGGGCGTTTTCTACCAGGATCGAAGAGACTTTGCCCGAGACCTCGCACTCGATCTCGTTCATGATCTTCATGGCCTCGACGATGCACATCACTGTGCCCTTGCTTACATTGGTGCCGACCTCAACGTAGGGCGGGGATTCCGGGCCCGGGGCCCTGTAGAAGGTCCCCACGATGGGAGAAGTGACGAGGAACTGGTTCACGCCCACGGCCAGGGTGTCGCCCGCGGCAGCGGGAACATCGCCAGGTGCGGCCTGCGCCGGGCGGGCGGATGCCTCCTGGAAAGGAAGCTCACGAGTCCTGCCAACCGCCGTTTCCTCCAGGACACCCCCTTTCCTGACCCGGATCCGGGTATCCCCCCTCTGGAGGGTAAAATCCTGGACCCCGTACCTTTCAACAAGTTTCAGGATCTCCCTGATCTCCTTGATATCCATCTGCTGCACTCCTATCTGACGCGTTCGATATAATCGCCAGTGCGCGTATCGATCTTGACGACATCCCCCTCGTTGAGGAAAAGGGGAACGTTGATGACGGCTCCCGTCTCCAGCTTGACCGGTTTGGTGGCGCCGGTGGCCGTATCTCCCTTGGCGCCGGGCTCAGCCTCTTCAATGACCAGTTCCACGAAGATGGGCAGCTCCACACCCACCGGTTTACCGTTGTAAAATTGGACGTTCACCTCGAGCTGTTCCTTCAAAAACCCGGTGATGTCACCCAGATCCCCCGAGGTGATGAGGGTCTGATCGTAGGTGCCGGTATCCATGAAGTGAAAACCGCCATCGTCGCTGTAAAGGAACTGCATGGTCTTCTCTTCAAAATCCGGCCTTTTCAGCTTCTCCCCGGACCTGAACGTCCTGTCCAGCACGTTTCCGGAAATGAGGCTCTTCAGCTTCGTTCGTACGAACGCCCCTCCCTTGCCCGGCTTGACGTGCTGGAACTCCACGATAATGTACGGTTCCCCGTCCATCTCGACCTTCATACCCCTTTTGAACTGATTGGTGCTGATCAAGACAACTCCTCCTCTGAGCCGGGACGGTCAGCGGCCAGGAGGTCCAGGGCCCCAAGGAGGGCTAACCGGTACCCCACAGGCCCGAACCCCATGACGATGCCGGAGGCGACGTCCGAAACGAGGGAACGGCTGCGGAATTCCTCCCTGGCATGGATGTTTGAAATATGGATCTCGAAAAAAGGCAGTCCCGCCGCTAACAGGGCATCGCGGATCGCCACGCTGGTGTGCGTAAAGGCGGCAGGGTTGATGACCAGCGCACGAAAACCGGCCCCGGGAGCCCGCTGGATCCGTTCGACGATCTCACCTTCGTGGTTGGACTGGAAAGTCTCCACATGGACCCCATGCCCGCGCCCGAAATCGACGAGGCCGGAATCGAT includes the following:
- a CDS encoding phosphatase PAP2 family protein, with the translated sequence MFGLGGALVFSSPRYLIRVVNALVTASLAGTIIYWIVPSLGPYFYSETAALFDRMPDNPLLKEMLLRQLLATMESPENFHVTFGGGIAAFPSLHITFSTILLFFLWSKHRILTVLLLFPFSQLVVSTVYLGWHYAFDSLGGIVLAWIVITLIECLEVSKASMKES
- a CDS encoding AAA family ATPase, translating into MSYLDFYGLQIEPFSNAPNERFYYNSAQHARALTRIMYVAETMKGLAVVVGDIGTGKTTLARKVLDGLPSEAYESALLVILHSEISQEWLLRRIAQQLGIENPATEKLQIIGQLYRKLIHLHEMGKKAVVLIDEAQMLNTRELMEEFRGLLNLEVTAHKLITFVFFGLPEIEDVMALDPPLLQRVAMKIRLSTLTEEATKAYVVHRMAIAGTRDPVFTDTALRRIYRYSDGFPRKINVLCDNALFQGFLMRQRIIDDSIVQEMASDLGFDARLDAQSGIPAMDVPADWSPAGVRPDDVIPEELIQAGDSAGQGDASEVAEYSFDVPPVPDMTGFQGDGAPLPDPEPQSAGNPDDDLDVKLEEFFEDTFKES
- a CDS encoding tetratricopeptide repeat protein, whose protein sequence is MTDKAKLLKVAQKHLSKGNLDKAIKTFQNLVEVDPRDQRLTLRLADLQARAGRKSEAVQNYEKVATRYIQQDFTPKAIAVYKTILRLDPELLSTYDKLAELYKSQGLEAEALSQLENLFQIYEKRSDEGKQIEVLQLMVNMDPENLGFQVRLGETLARKGRKQEAAEAFAKAATTLSRRGFHDRASQLFEKITGLNPDNTAVRKELCAHYLESGQFKEARKEIEAILAVEPDDPRMALLLGRIHFQLGNNSGGEQMIAQSLQLFLKSGELEGVMREYLFVAQSHLRNGELDESEAFYRQIMMVVPGEIRAIKGLICVAEARNDRVGQIKNLLLLGRSLVQSRDAKGACKAFEKVSQLDPLNEEAKGYLARVQAGDLEALSAAVDSAGPGEAPVELGAAELEELTEIEDLELISEEGTDVEEGMEISEEEEIEAIDLDDGQELEFDDIESVEVISEEEIDSIPDIVLEDFDDEVELVAEGGGDLAPGEPGVSAFEPEASPEEEMTVDELLAEAEVYERYGLTDKVMEILESARAKAPDDPRVLERIEAAASGAPAPADAATGQVPGLEESVKLPDETLAQPPEAQPVSEPGAREGHDPFAEDMEEADFYMSQGLEDEAHRIYQSILKRSPGHAAAAAAIEGVEAPSQGSAPPVTGAPPVPESPAAPAQKVPAAGTRVLPGDAREVKGRLIVEDSETEGAGGFLDLAEELRTELADEFQAPAETVSDGGGITFEEIFSQFKKGIAETLGDEEYETHYNLGIAYKDMGLSDDALREFEISSRDPDLAQDSLSLMAMCFVEKKDLDSAVKAIQKAIDISEVSTRTGLFYQMGETLERKKAWPEAVAAYEEVQAKDPTFERIGEAIERVKSHLVEEAEDEVEADMPLDGGMDDMLSDLIREVEEMARETAGETGDDPGKPKKDRISYL
- the accC gene encoding acetyl-CoA carboxylase biotin carboxylase subunit — protein: MSKSRLFSKILIANRGEIALRVIRACRELGIRTVAVFSEADKDALHTRFADESICIGPANPIQSYLNIPAVVSAAEVSDCEAIHPGYGFLAENPEFAEVCEASGITFIGPRSNHIRLMGNKIQARNLAVRAGVPIPPGGVEGVSDPEVALEGAKQLGFPVIIKAASGGGGRGIRVVHSEASFRTSFSMAQAEAGTAFNDPEVYVEKFIQSPRHVEIQVLADSFGKVVHLGERDCSIQRRYQKLIEEAPSPAMTDELRARMGEAATSLTREAGYLNAGTVEFLLDAEGNFYFMEMNTRIQVEHPVTEMVTGIDLVKEQIRISAGHPLGISQEDVKIQGHAIECRINAEDPVDHRPNPGTISFYYAPGGPGIRVDSAAFQHYYITPHYDSMIAKLIAHGRDREEALARMQRALEEFVIEGIKTTLPLHQRILATMKFRKGEYGTDFMETMKK
- the accB gene encoding acetyl-CoA carboxylase biotin carboxyl carrier protein, with the translated sequence MDIKEIREILKLVERYGVQDFTLQRGDTRIRVRKGGVLEETAVGRTRELPFQEASARPAQAAPGDVPAAAGDTLAVGVNQFLVTSPIVGTFYRAPGPESPPYVEVGTNVSKGTVMCIVEAMKIMNEIECEVSGKVSSILVENAQPVEYGQPLFIVDLS
- the efp gene encoding elongation factor P, with product MISTNQFKRGMKVEMDGEPYIIVEFQHVKPGKGGAFVRTKLKSLISGNVLDRTFRSGEKLKRPDFEEKTMQFLYSDDGGFHFMDTGTYDQTLITSGDLGDITGFLKEQLEVNVQFYNGKPVGVELPIFVELVIEEAEPGAKGDTATGATKPVKLETGAVINVPLFLNEGDVVKIDTRTGDYIERVR
- the aroQ gene encoding type II 3-dehydroquinate dehydratase produces the protein MTRILVIHGPNLNLLGSRETDHYGVMTLEEIDSGLVDFGRGHGVHVETFQSNHEGEIVERIQRAPGAGFRALVINPAAFTHTSVAIRDALLAAGLPFFEIHISNIHAREEFRSRSLVSDVASGIVMGFGPVGYRLALLGALDLLAADRPGSEEELS